A stretch of the Halomonas sp. CH40 genome encodes the following:
- the mgtE gene encoding magnesium transporter: MSLDDETLMLFKNELVEAFNQDTFDKAVIAERLSEIRSADIGEMLDVMIEDDDALPAAIAVLDTLSSERAANVLGYLAGDNQLAIVAELPDSQVLTLLEEMGSDERADLFNLLGEDRREALLRRMAHREREDLKRLASYEEGTAGAIMTSDYVAIASGMTVSQALMRVRQTAPDAETVYQLYILSRDGQLMGTMSLRQLMVARPGAIVDDIMIKEVISTRVDEEQEEVARIVARYDLLALPVIDADNRMVGIVTHDDAMDVAESEATEDFHKGMSIGALEDGVSRVPLWSLYRKRVFWLVLLVFANLFSGAGIAYFEDIIAAQVALVFFLPLLIGSGGNAGAQAATLMVRGMATGDVGVKDWGKMLGRELLVAGALGLTMALAVAPIGVMRGGEAVAIVVALSMVTIVLFGSLMGMCLPFVLERFKVDPATASAPLVTTLIDASGVLIYFSIASAILTTVG; this comes from the coding sequence ATGTCGTTGGATGATGAAACCTTGATGTTGTTTAAAAATGAGCTTGTCGAAGCGTTCAACCAAGACACCTTTGATAAAGCCGTTATTGCCGAACGTCTGAGTGAAATACGCTCAGCGGATATCGGTGAAATGCTGGACGTCATGATTGAAGATGATGACGCCTTGCCAGCGGCCATTGCCGTGCTTGACACCCTTTCCAGTGAACGTGCTGCCAATGTGCTGGGTTATCTGGCAGGTGATAATCAGTTGGCCATCGTTGCTGAGCTGCCGGATAGCCAGGTGCTCACTCTGCTTGAGGAAATGGGCTCGGACGAGCGTGCTGATCTGTTTAACCTGTTGGGTGAAGATCGCCGTGAGGCGCTACTTCGGCGGATGGCTCACCGTGAACGGGAAGACCTCAAGCGCCTGGCAAGCTACGAGGAAGGTACAGCTGGCGCCATCATGACCTCTGACTATGTGGCCATAGCCAGTGGCATGACGGTGTCGCAAGCCTTGATGCGGGTACGCCAGACGGCCCCGGATGCAGAAACTGTCTACCAGCTTTATATCCTTTCCAGGGATGGTCAGCTGATGGGCACAATGTCGCTTCGCCAGCTGATGGTGGCTCGCCCTGGGGCGATTGTGGACGATATCATGATCAAGGAAGTAATCAGCACCCGGGTGGATGAAGAGCAGGAAGAAGTGGCCCGCATCGTGGCGCGATATGACCTCCTGGCGCTACCGGTGATTGATGCAGACAACCGCATGGTCGGTATCGTTACCCACGATGATGCCATGGACGTGGCAGAGTCAGAGGCCACAGAGGATTTTCATAAGGGGATGTCGATCGGGGCGCTTGAAGACGGCGTCAGCCGCGTGCCTTTGTGGAGCCTGTATCGCAAGCGGGTGTTCTGGCTGGTACTGCTGGTGTTTGCCAATCTTTTCTCCGGGGCAGGGATCGCCTATTTCGAGGATATTATCGCGGCTCAGGTGGCCCTGGTGTTTTTCCTGCCGCTGCTGATTGGTTCAGGAGGTAACGCGGGTGCTCAGGCGGCTACTTTGATGGTGCGCGGTATGGCAACCGGTGATGTTGGCGTAAAGGATTGGGGTAAGATGCTCGGCCGTGAACTGCTGGTGGCCGGGGCACTGGGGTTGACCATGGCCCTGGCGGTTGCGCCGATCGGGGTGATGCGGGGAGGTGAAGCGGTGGCCATAGTGGTGGCTCTGAGCATGGTAACCATCGTGCTGTTTGGCAGCCTGATGGGGATGTGCCTGCCCTTTGTGCTTGAGCGCTTCAAGGTAGACCCGGCTACTGCATCGGCCCCTTTGGTCACCACCCTGATTGATGCGTCTGGCGTGCTGATCTATTTCAGTATTGCCTCAGCTATTCTGACAACGGTTGGCTAG
- a CDS encoding F0F1 ATP synthase subunit epsilon has product MANSFTCNIVSAEASIFSGSVEQVIASGVMGDLGILPGHAPLLTELQPGPIRVIFDDGKEDNFFVTGGFMEVQPNVVTILADSAARASDLSEAAAEEARQNALRAMNEQSADLDYTRAAAELAEAVAQLRTIQQLRKKAGKG; this is encoded by the coding sequence ATGGCGAATAGCTTCACTTGCAATATCGTCAGCGCCGAAGCATCCATCTTCTCAGGTTCCGTTGAGCAGGTGATTGCTTCTGGTGTGATGGGTGACCTCGGCATCTTGCCGGGGCACGCACCACTGCTGACTGAGCTTCAGCCCGGCCCGATTCGCGTCATCTTTGACGACGGGAAAGAAGATAACTTCTTCGTGACCGGTGGCTTCATGGAAGTGCAGCCAAATGTTGTCACTATCCTGGCAGATTCTGCTGCCCGTGCTTCGGATCTCAGTGAAGCAGCAGCAGAAGAGGCGCGTCAGAACGCACTGCGCGCCATGAATGAACAGTCTGCTGATCTTGACTACACGCGTGCTGCCGCCGAACTGGCTGAAGCGGTTGCCCAATTGCGTACTATCCAGCAACTGCGTAAGAAGGCAGGTAAAGGGTAG
- a CDS encoding cation diffusion facilitator family transporter, producing MLSNPDISPQEHDHQSREAKRVTTIGAWLDAVLSAVKVMVGLLVGSAALVADGIHSLSDLITDGFVFAAIHYGRQGPDKDHHYGHGRIETLTTLLLGSILIFVAGGIAWSSIDRLFSGTQINAPGLAAIAITLAALISKEWIFRYTMKVAKRVQSKLLEANAWHSRSDALSTAVVLVALIGAQFGLGWLDAVAAIIVGLLVGKVGWDLLWDSARELVDTALPTDAQQQMHEVACTVPGVDSVHDLRTRQSAGWAMVDLHVVVGPKVSVSEAHEIGNEVSRRLRHQFPALTDVIFHIDPEDDAGQGDPSRLPGLPLRPEVEAALNERWYKHPVWRTLTDLQLHYLDGKISVSLVVGGTVQQPPQCLASQLKAMASDIEWLGNVEILFITRAASNAPANRSG from the coding sequence ATGCTTTCCAACCCTGATATCTCACCTCAAGAGCATGACCACCAGAGTCGTGAAGCCAAGCGCGTCACGACCATTGGTGCCTGGCTCGATGCCGTCCTTAGCGCGGTCAAGGTAATGGTGGGCCTGTTAGTCGGTTCGGCAGCCTTGGTGGCCGATGGCATTCACTCTCTTTCTGACCTGATTACTGATGGCTTTGTATTTGCCGCCATTCACTATGGCCGTCAGGGGCCAGACAAAGACCATCACTATGGCCACGGCCGAATAGAAACCCTGACCACTCTGCTGTTGGGCAGCATACTGATTTTTGTGGCGGGGGGTATCGCCTGGTCGAGTATTGACCGCTTGTTCAGTGGCACCCAGATCAATGCGCCAGGGTTAGCTGCTATCGCCATCACCCTTGCCGCCTTGATCAGCAAAGAGTGGATTTTCCGCTACACCATGAAGGTAGCGAAGAGGGTGCAGTCCAAGCTGCTTGAAGCCAACGCCTGGCACTCACGCAGTGATGCGCTTTCTACCGCCGTTGTACTGGTCGCGCTGATCGGTGCCCAGTTCGGGTTGGGCTGGCTGGATGCAGTAGCCGCCATCATCGTCGGTTTGCTGGTCGGCAAGGTGGGCTGGGATCTGTTGTGGGATTCTGCCCGTGAACTGGTGGATACTGCCCTACCCACCGATGCCCAGCAACAGATGCATGAAGTGGCTTGCACCGTGCCCGGCGTTGATAGCGTTCACGATCTGCGCACTCGCCAGTCCGCTGGTTGGGCGATGGTCGACCTGCACGTTGTGGTTGGCCCAAAAGTCAGCGTGTCTGAAGCCCATGAGATCGGCAACGAAGTCAGCCGCCGCCTGCGTCACCAGTTCCCAGCACTCACCGATGTGATCTTCCATATTGACCCGGAAGACGACGCTGGCCAAGGTGACCCCAGCCGTCTGCCAGGGCTGCCTCTGCGCCCTGAAGTGGAAGCCGCGCTAAACGAGCGCTGGTATAAGCACCCGGTCTGGCGCACCTTGACCGACCTGCAGCTGCATTATCTTGATGGCAAGATATCCGTCTCTCTGGTGGTTGGCGGTACCGTTCAGCAGCCGCCACAATGTCTTGCCAGCCAGCTGAAGGCCATGGCCAGCGATATCGAATGGCTGGGCAATGTGGAAATCCTGTTTATCACCCGCGCGGCCAGTAATGCCCCTGCCAATCGTTCAGGCTAG